Proteins from a genomic interval of Yoonia sp. GPGPB17:
- a CDS encoding ArsR/SmtB family transcription factor, whose protein sequence is MDSSDQLDATFSALAHPTRRAILARLAKGKATVNTLAEPFEMSLPAISKHIRVLENAGLIKRGRDAQFRPCTLETQPLEAIAHWTDQYRHIWDARFDAMDRILSNMKDASND, encoded by the coding sequence ATGGACAGCTCTGATCAACTCGACGCCACGTTCTCTGCCCTTGCCCATCCGACCCGGCGCGCCATCCTGGCGCGTTTGGCTAAGGGCAAAGCAACAGTGAACACCCTGGCAGAACCGTTTGAAATGAGCTTGCCTGCGATCTCAAAACACATCCGCGTCTTGGAAAATGCGGGGCTGATCAAACGGGGGCGCGACGCGCAGTTTCGCCCCTGCACGCTTGAGACTCAGCCGCTTGAGGCTATCGCCCATTGGACGGATCAATACCGTCATATCTGGGACGCACGGTTTGATGCCATGGATCGCATACTCAGTAACATGAAGGACGCTAGCAATGACTGA
- a CDS encoding SRPBCC family protein: MTDQPNWVRLHREFDAPIDVVWSMWTDPELFKQWYGPMGMSVPTAEMDVAVGGTRKINMTMKTPEREMSMWFIGVYKELNAPHRLVYTESMCQPDGTLIPPQSMGMPEGSPDITEVIVELSEEGGKTHMTMVHVGVPAGTAGEGGWNQALDKLVAFANGRG; encoded by the coding sequence ATGACTGACCAGCCAAATTGGGTAAGACTGCACCGCGAATTTGATGCCCCAATCGATGTCGTTTGGAGCATGTGGACCGACCCTGAGCTCTTCAAACAGTGGTACGGCCCCATGGGCATGAGCGTCCCAACCGCCGAAATGGATGTCGCCGTGGGTGGCACACGCAAGATCAACATGACGATGAAAACGCCCGAGCGCGAGATGAGCATGTGGTTCATCGGGGTGTATAAGGAACTGAACGCGCCACATAGGTTGGTTTACACCGAAAGCATGTGCCAACCCGATGGCACGTTAATTCCGCCACAAAGCATGGGGATGCCAGAGGGCAGCCCGGATATCACAGAAGTGATTGTGGAACTTAGCGAAGAAGGTGGAAAAACCCACATGACCATGGTGCATGTTGGCGTCCCCGCAGGCACCGCTGGTGAAGGCGGCTGGAACCAGGCACTGGATAAGCTGGTGGCGTTTGCAAACGGTCGGGGCTGA